Genomic window (ANME-2 cluster archaeon):
ATTATCAGAGAAAGAGTGGCTCGATAAGATGCAATCGGAAGATTTTTGGGCGCTGAATACGCTTATTTATAGCCATGTCAATCCATATGGGAGATTAGTATTAGGTATGAATGAACGGATTTTTATTGAGGAATAATCCAATGGCGCTTGGTGACACGAACGTTTGTACTGGGCCAAATAAAGTAATTGATTCTTTATGACACGGAAAATTAATAATGGAAGAAAAGATAGTTTTTTCGATTTTAGACCCAAAGGATTGTTATTTGATGTTGACAAAACTTTGACTACTACCCAACGGGTACTTTCTCAAAGGACCATTTCAAGCTTAAACAT
Coding sequences:
- a CDS encoding transposase, with amino-acid sequence MVYVNTLFVQKILSEKEWLDKMQSEDFWALNTLIYSHVNPYGRLVLGMNERIFIEE